The Roseibium sp. Sym1 nucleotide sequence ACGAGCGAGCGGACTCTCATGGCGCCGCTCTGCAAGCCCTAGAAGACTCGATTGCTAACTTGGATGCGCGGCAAAGTAAGGCAGTTATTGAGACAGTTGAGGGGGTTCAACGTATTAGAGGGCTCGCTGGATCAGGTAAGACAATTGTGCTCGCACTAAAGGCTGCTTATCTTCATTCGCAGAACCCTAATTGGAAAATCGCAGTAACATTCAACACGCGGTCTCTAAAAGAACAGTTCATGCGATTGATTGAGACTTTTGTCGTAGAACAAACAGGTGAGCAGCCAAACGAAAACATAAAAGTTATTAATGCTTGGGGGGCCCCGGGAGGCGCTAGTCGCACAGGTATTTACTACCAATTCTGTGTACAAAACGGAGCCACATATTTTGACTTCCAACAGGCTAAGGCAAAATACGGTTACGAAAAAGCTTTCGCTGGTGCTACCGCTGCTGCAATGTCCGAGGTGAAGTCGATTTCGCCGCTTTATGACGCAATCCTCATTGATGAAGCTCAAGACTTTGATCCAGCATTCTTGCAGTTGTGTTATCACTCGCTAAGTGCAGAAAAGCGGTTAGTTTACGCCTACGACGAATTGCAGTCGTTGACTGACGCCAGTCTGCCTGCACCTGAGGAGATTTTTGGTCTCGATAATCAAGGAAAACCCCTGGTAACATTCGATGGTACGGTAGCAAGCCAAGACATTATCCTGGACAAGTGTTACCGCAACTCCAGACCGGTGCTAGCATCTGCGCATGCTTTAGGCTTTGGCATCTATCGTGAACCGGATGAAAAACTGGGCACGGGACTAACCCAAATGTTTGATCGTGCAGAGCTTTGGACAGACGTTGGTTACGAAGTCCTCGACGGAGAACTAAAAGACGACAAGCGGGTGAAGCTGGGCCGAACAAAGTTGGCAAGTCCAGATTTTCTCGAAAACCCTGGCAAGGTCGAAGATTTAATAATTTTTGGTCATTTTCAGAATGCGAATGAGCAGGCGCACTGGATCGCCGACCAGATCGTTAAGAATATTTCGAACGATGAACTCCGCCCAGAAGACATAATCGTCATCAACCCCGACCCAATAAGCACAGCTAAGCAGGTCGGACCAATAAGGAAAATCCTGTTCGACAGAGGGATTCCTTCGCATCTCGCGGGGGTCGATACATCGGGAGATGTTTTCTTTAAGCCAGATGAGGGCTCTGTCGCCTTCACTGGAATATTCCGTGCCAAAGGCAACGAAGCGGGGATGGTTTATGTCATTAATGCTCAGGATTGCTATAGTTCATTCGGCGAAATCGGAAAAGTCAGAAACAGACTCTTTACCGCTATGACCCGAAGCAAAGCTTGGGTTCGTGTAATAGGACACGGCCCAAAAATGGAAGCACTCACTGCGGAGTACAACGAGATACTGCGCAATGATTATTGTCTAGACTTCGTATATCCGAACGAGCGACTAAGAGCGCGACTGCGTGTCGTAAATCGCGACATGTCAGCTGAAGAGAAGCAAAATGTGAAGTCTGCAAAGCAAAAAATGTCAACTCTAGTTCAACAGCTTGCTGCTGGTGATGTGCAGTTGGACGACCTGCCCGAGAAAGATCTTGAAACACTTCGCGAACTTCTAGGCAAGCATTGATGGCTGACATAAACTCAA carries:
- a CDS encoding DEAD/DEAH box helicase; amino-acid sequence: MEIIKGSARKPVSTERLVEIFEDNFSDLEGVLYVGYPVLSSSDESVSIDALLISRDHGVVAINLVEGKDAEGYGEHQDDVASLLDAKFMQHKVLRKGRKLLAVPATLTYAPLLDPAEDEDEHRLVNDTDIVEAIRSIEWDDPQLYEAVLSIIQSISTIRRNRRRRTNERADSHGAALQALEDSIANLDARQSKAVIETVEGVQRIRGLAGSGKTIVLALKAAYLHSQNPNWKIAVTFNTRSLKEQFMRLIETFVVEQTGEQPNENIKVINAWGAPGGASRTGIYYQFCVQNGATYFDFQQAKAKYGYEKAFAGATAAAMSEVKSISPLYDAILIDEAQDFDPAFLQLCYHSLSAEKRLVYAYDELQSLTDASLPAPEEIFGLDNQGKPLVTFDGTVASQDIILDKCYRNSRPVLASAHALGFGIYREPDEKLGTGLTQMFDRAELWTDVGYEVLDGELKDDKRVKLGRTKLASPDFLENPGKVEDLIIFGHFQNANEQAHWIADQIVKNISNDELRPEDIIVINPDPISTAKQVGPIRKILFDRGIPSHLAGVDTSGDVFFKPDEGSVAFTGIFRAKGNEAGMVYVINAQDCYSSFGEIGKVRNRLFTAMTRSKAWVRVIGHGPKMEALTAEYNEILRNDYCLDFVYPNERLRARLRVVNRDMSAEEKQNVKSAKQKMSTLVQQLAAGDVQLDDLPEKDLETLRELLGKH